The Cannabis sativa cultivar Pink pepper isolate KNU-18-1 chromosome 8, ASM2916894v1, whole genome shotgun sequence genomic interval atactatccaataaaaataattccagaaacagatattcaatttttttttgcgaaaaaattcacaaacatcaatcaatcatcaaataacactcaatacaacatgataccatccaaaacatcaaacaatcgttttaaagtccaaatttcttgcaagcaaatcaattaccatggctctgataccagttgttggaaattattttaccaggatcttagatctactcgtaagtatgttgattaacaccctaaatatgaactttctaaaacgatgaaataaacacatataaagttaggaaaccttacattgggtgcaggtgaataatatgactccttccgttcagatatctagcccttgattcctttctgtagcagagcattatcaatatctgaacctggatctctttctctgattctttagtgctgaaactccttcttgttgaaagtctttcttcacgattttcctcactatggttgaggtatcacttgttgtgtgtgggcactactctaacactaaggatttcgaaatctcaatgaggaagagaaagatggagtggtcggccaaagataggaagagagagaggctcagtttttctgaatgaaaaagtagaaaatttaagtgtaattttcctgaagccttcactatctatttatagcattccactagggttaggtttgaattatttggcattaaaataatgaaaatatcagtttaaattccctacaaaagtggccggccatgcatagtggatttgggcctcaatttttgcaattttgcagttttatcttttctgcatctgattttctcaaaaacgccaattttctaattcaaccatttaaatgccaattctaactatttaataactataaataattattaaataatattgtcatttatcatatttattaattgaaccatacaaagtatcataattaacaaatatgcccctaaaactctttctttacaatttcgcccttacttagtgaaaaattcacaaatagacatagtctaatttgagaattataattgattaatcaaaagcaattatatgagtcttacaagcaatattatctcaactagtgcggggaccatgggtctatataaccgagcttccaataagtagatcaagaatttattactaaaattcactaacttatcaattcttcgttgaatccacgcatagaacttagaattgcactctcagtatatagaatgctctatatgttccaccatatagacacatcattagttatccattgttataatcctaatttgatcaatgatcctctatatgaatgatctacactgtaaagggattagattaccgttacaccctacaatgtatttaatccttaaaacacttagccccgtataaatgatatttcaacttatgtgaaatgagatctccaccatttattttcttttggtcaagctcgaaggagatcatcctttacttactattcgccagatagaagctatagattctatgtttatgttagcgctcccactcaattgcactaccgtgttcccaaaatgtacgtatcaccctgacctaaaagtaggcttaactaacaaatcaaagaacacgaatagcctcttgagattgaacctaatcataacaggattaagatcatttgatctaggatcaactaggcgatattgacttgaatagatattacggtaagtttaataaatctaagtcaaagttcaatatcggtcccttccgatgcatactccatgcatccaacctgaactttactttaaccaatgctctggaaagaacatagcatttctccaaatgcaagtaaagtctgttgtagattatcatatcagtaaaaccctatgtctgataaatctaggaatctttattcacatagtcatgtttactttccaatgtgttgacagcacaataaacaggatcaagtatgtgaaaagggtttcagatgaatttatacattatgtacatataatcatgaaataaatcatgtgaaccatgcaacattaaatgtgatttctgatctatattaataagtaaatctgattatattgaaatgagttttatttagggcataaaacccaacagtgtacacttaacctcttactattggttCTCAGGCACATCTTGTAATGATATATATCTTATTCTGAAACTATTAGTTTcttctagactaagtcatcGACATAGCATTTTAGTATtaacattaatgtaaaatacttgcttaagAATAAGTAATCATTAAAGATACCATAAAACTTTTCATAAGGACTAGGGGTTTTGCCTgtgtcattcgaatagactttgCGAAATTCTCCTATCTTATCCTCAAAATGTTGATAAGTTAATTATATTCATATGAATGATTAGATTTACTTTCTTAGTTTTATTCTAAAGTTTCTATTCATTTGTAAGAAGAATCTTCTACagatgaagaagattcttggGTGTAAGTGTGAGAGTTGAAACACTTTGTGAGAACTTAACAGAGAATCTCGTCTCGACTGTATTGTACCTATTCTtgcttaataattaaaaaagatttTCTGGTGTTCCAAAACTAGAGTAGAGCTATAGATCACATCAATCTATTGGACTTGAACCAATATATTTCTTggtgttgatttttttattttctgcaaTTACTATTTTCTGGTTTTGTTTACTCTGTTTGCCCTTGTTTTCCCCGATCTCTGCTTagtgtttgtaaattttatcaTTGCTAGTTCTTTGATTGTTAAAAGTTAAGTTGATTTGGCTCTTCACCACTAGTCGAAAATTTTCCCACATATAATAACCCAAAAAGAAGAAAGCATAGGTAGTGAATTTTTAATAGTTTGGACTGCTATCTAACAATCTGACTCTAACTCTACTTTTTGCTATGATATCCAACTTAGCATTAACAAACTGcctaagagcatctccaatggtaGAATTTTAGAAGATATTTGGTGAGGTGGATATTTTATGTGGCAAAATATTGATATGCTATACCATAGGAGAGAAAATGATGTCATTCTAGAAATTTACATTGATACTATGTTGTAGCagtgattaggggtgttcaataaaatttacaaaccgcccaacccgaataaaccgcccaaaccaaaccgaataaaccgacaaaaaatacaagccgaaataatacaatgaaaatccaaaccgcccaatgaatatattgggtggtttacaaattatttttaacCGCCTAATTAACCGAATAAACCGAATTAAaccgatttatatatttttttaataaaagtgtatatcttatattatataaattacatttattagttaaacaattttgtatttaaagtttggatattttaatttttaacttaaaacttagattttatagttaataagttttagtgtatttggatattgaagttaaagtttaaaatttataccatattatcacttttttttttttaattattttatatatactcaattatatttttcttatatgaaagttcttaaaattaatttaaactataacATTTTTTAgcttgaaatataaataatatatttttatttttttaaatttaattacttGAATTTTagaaactaacaataacaattataaaaaaaaaaaaagaacggTTTGGATGGGTTAACCTGACCAAACCGACAAAATCATTAGGCGGATTGAACTTTTTCGAAATTTTCATTGAGCGGGTTACGATTAAATATTTACAACCCGATATTTATATTGGGTTAATAAAAATATGctataacccgaccaaaccgaccgacGTACACCCCTAGCAGTGATGCTAAttcatttgtttaataaaaaattgaagatAAAAAGTTATTATAGCTAAAAATTaggatatattaaataatagtgtgtgagatcataattataatatttttaaatagtgCTATACATTGAAGTGTTTTTAGGAGTAAGAGTACAAAAAATAATgtggaagaaaaagaaaataaaatagggGAATTaccacatatattattttttaaactttttttttttttttcaaattaagggtTTGGGTTTCTTGAGtgattgcagcgctagttgcagtaAGAGTttatatacgattttttgttgcaatttaggttgcatcgctagttgcaataggaatttcgatatagaattccgtaaaaatacaaaaaaaaaaaaactgtcttgaagtgtaaaaataaaaaaactccaataaaattttatatttttaaataatgtataaatttttaacaTTCTTAAATAATGTTACTATTGGAGATGGTCTAATGTGCTAGAATAGAAATTagaaataaataagaataaatattattggcttgaaaaagaaagaagaaaaatggGAAAAAGCATTACGTGTCTAATCAAATAAGATACAACCACGTGGCgaattaaacttttatatcGGCGCAATTAGATGGCGAAGTTGGGTTTTAATTGGATACGGCCCAGAACGTGAATCTCTATCGTTCTTCTCTCAGATTTGTCTCCGAGAACAACGAGCAAACTCGAACCCCTTTTCTGGGTACGACTTGAGTCTCACCCTTTTTCTCCGCTTCAACAGAAATGACTCAATCAAGTCTCCTTTCCCTCCTTCTAATACTAGGGATTTTATTGTCTACATCCGAGGCTCTCCAATTCGAGCTCCAATCGGGTCATACCAAATGCATCGCCGAAGATATAAAGAGCAATTCCATGACCGTCGGCAAGTACAGCGTCGTAAACCCTAGCGAGGGCCATCCTTTACCAGATACACACAAGATCACCGTTCGGGTctgtcctttttttttttttttttattcggACCCTTGATTTCATTTCGATTTTGAGAACTGGGTCGTCCTTGGTTTTGCATGATtgtatttaattttgtattgcATTTGTATAGGTTACTTCGCAATATGGGAATAGCTATCATCATGCGGAGCACGTTACGACAGGGCAGTTCGCGTTTGTTGCGGCGGAGGCTGGAGATTACATGGCGTGCTTTTTTGCCCCCGATCACAACCCTCAAATTACCTTCAGCGTTGACTTTGATTGGAAGACTGGCGTTGCTGCTAAAGATTGGTCCAATGTGGCTAAGAAAGGCTCTGTTGATGTAAggttttttctcatttttattttatcttttggaATGAGTAAATTTGATTGATGCATTTAATAATTTaacttttatgatttttatttttgtactcTGCGCTAATTGAAAATGGCTATTCACGATTTGTGTAtttttgtttattcttttgGTGGTGGGAATTTACGGAGCTGAAGTTATATAAATTTGTTTAGGGGCTTACATTTTATCAAATTTACTTGCTGGCACTTGGGTTTATGAATTTTAGAATAAAAGAAAGATTGGCACTTGGGTTCTTTTCCAAATATTGGGTTACTGAGATTCGAAATTTTGATACCTCTGGGTTAAGTATGTACTTAGCTTATTAATTTGTTCAAGTTATCCCATTACTACTtcaattaatgattatttgtttGTTATTAATGTTATCCACCATTCAATATGGAGATAACCAGTAGTGGTAATGTTGTCCAACTTTTAACTTTAGTAGTTGGCACTT includes:
- the LOC115700639 gene encoding transmembrane emp24 domain-containing protein p24delta9 translates to MTQSSLLSLLLILGILLSTSEALQFELQSGHTKCIAEDIKSNSMTVGKYSVVNPSEGHPLPDTHKITVRVTSQYGNSYHHAEHVTTGQFAFVAAEAGDYMACFFAPDHNPQITFSVDFDWKTGVAAKDWSNVAKKGSVDVMELELKKLYDTVTSIHEEMFYLREREEEMQELNKTTNSRMAWLGFLSLFVCLSVAGLQLWHLKTFFEKKKLI